A portion of the Corynebacterium occultum genome contains these proteins:
- a CDS encoding flavin reductase family protein: protein MSGGSLKKLMTAVDPAMIVVTTIAEGERAGCLLGFHSQSGISPQHYCFWLSKANHTYRVSLRARYFALHFLTSQDLALAEHFGTQSGEDTDKFSGVDLDPGEKGLPLLRACPHRLVLERLTLLDDGSDHVCLSTRVLSAHGSGIFEPLRFSETVHLDPGHASEERAIQP from the coding sequence ATGAGCGGCGGTTCCCTGAAGAAGCTGATGACTGCTGTTGATCCCGCCATGATCGTGGTGACCACCATCGCTGAAGGTGAACGGGCCGGCTGTCTGCTCGGGTTCCACTCCCAGTCAGGCATCTCACCGCAGCACTACTGCTTCTGGTTGTCCAAGGCCAACCACACCTACCGGGTGAGTCTGCGTGCCAGATATTTCGCGCTCCACTTCCTCACCTCGCAGGATCTTGCCCTGGCCGAACACTTTGGCACGCAGTCCGGGGAAGACACCGATAAATTCTCCGGTGTCGATCTGGATCCTGGCGAGAAGGGCCTGCCGTTGCTGCGGGCCTGTCCCCACCGCCTGGTGCTTGAGCGTCTCACCCTGCTTGATGATGGAAGCGACCACGTCTGTCTGAGCACCAGGGTGCTTTCCGCGCATGGCAGCGGGATCTTTGAACCCCTGCGATTTTCCGAGACCGTCCATCTGGATCCCGGCCATGCCAGCGAGGAAAGGGCGATCCAGCCATGA